A single Lactuca sativa cultivar Salinas chromosome 8, Lsat_Salinas_v11, whole genome shotgun sequence DNA region contains:
- the LOC111916169 gene encoding uncharacterized protein LOC111916169, with protein sequence MEIKVRVPKGFVLEKAVCNHGFFMMAPNRWMPSTKTLVRPLRLPDHRSVRVSISQPCTTFLSISAPDEPSLYSNSRVIKDQVKRMLRLSNADEEQLKKFHGLHKDAAKKGFGRLFRNPSLFEDLFRPYEQKLKGLKKSFKESLELAEGLCVLQKRLNIEKGVVDPAKRGRKKQSFCVEESWGNFPSPQEVAIFKNPILLNKKCNLGYRAQYVHELAKNITDGKIRLMDLEKLCDGNELYQKLMPLSGFGDFVSSNALMCMGFYDAIPCDSETVRLIKQVHQREDCDKKNMNVMAMEIYDRYAPFQTLAYCL encoded by the exons ATGGAGATTAAGGTGAGAGTCCCAAAGGGGTTTGTGTTAGAGAAAGCAGTTTGCAATCATGGTTTCTTTATGATGGCTCCAAACCGTTGGATGCCATCCACTaaaaccctcgtcagaccactccGCCTACCCGATCACCGTTCTGTTAGGGTCTCCATTTCCCAACCTTGTACCACTTTCCTCTCCATTAGCGCACCTGATGAACCAAGCTTATATTCTAATTCCAGAGTTATAAAG GATCAAGTAAAGAGGATGCTTAGGCTTTCTAATGCAGACGAGGAGCAACTGAAGAAGTTTCATGGACTACATAAGGATGCTGCCAAGAAAGGGTTTGGTCGTCTTTTCCGTAACCCATCTCTATTCGAAGATCTT TTCCGTCCCTATGAACAGAAACTAAAAGGATTAAAGAAATC ATTCAAAGAAAGTTTAGAACTGGCGGAAGGACTTTGTGTTCTCCAAAAACGGCTGAACATTGAAAAAGGAGTGGTGGATCCGGCGAAAAGAGGTAGAAAGAAACAATCATTTTGTGTTGAAGAGTCGTGGGGAAATTTCCCAAGCCCACAAGAAGTCGCCATTTTTAAGAACCCAATATTGTTGAACAAGAAGTGCAACTTGGGATATCGAGCTCAATACGTACATGAATTAGCTAAGAATATCACAGATGGTAAAATCAGGCTCATGGATTTGGAGAAGTTATGCGATGGAAATGAATTGTACCAAAAGTTGATGCCCCTTTCAGGGTTCGGTGACTTTGTTTCTAGCAATGCATTGATGTGCATGGGATTCTATGATGCTATTCCATGTGACTCTGAAACTGTAAGACTTATCAAACAG GTCCACCAACGAGAAGATTGTGACAAGAAAAATATGAATGTAATGGCTATGGAGATATATGACAGATATGCGCCATTTCAGACCCTCGCCTACTG CTTGTAG